Proteins encoded in a region of the Roseovarius pelagicus genome:
- a CDS encoding M24 family metallopeptidase: MFTDRLSRFQTKLAEAGIDVALITDDDNVYYLTGYYDYLHMEFGRPTILVVPKDGDTLLITPTIDLNSAKAAARVDRIAPWNDGMGNEWRDELPAAIRNAGRVAIEPGHMPPPVRSYVNDLVAADKITSATPILAEMRMIKSAEELQLARHAGKVATAMMQAGRLAIGDGVPEFEVAIATSQAGTRKAAELLAAHYDDGDMSPNTHFLQIMASGKDIVKTHHRASTRIMRKGEPVFLCFCGMTNFHRFKLGFDRTFWIGDADPDQVAVYEVAVASQKAALDALRPGVTAESVHAAYAEVIQEAGHEYPFRCGRATGFSFLEAPQLVTGDTTVIQPGMVLAVDGSVSVETFRAQVGDSFIITEDGWEPLTSHPKSVEEVIL; encoded by the coding sequence ATGTTCACCGACCGACTGTCCCGCTTTCAAACGAAACTGGCCGAGGCCGGGATCGATGTTGCGCTGATCACCGATGACGACAACGTCTATTACCTCACCGGTTATTACGATTATCTGCATATGGAATTCGGGCGCCCGACGATCCTCGTGGTGCCCAAGGACGGCGACACGCTATTGATCACGCCGACCATCGATCTAAACAGTGCCAAGGCCGCGGCACGGGTGGATCGCATCGCGCCCTGGAACGACGGCATGGGCAACGAATGGCGCGACGAGCTGCCAGCGGCGATCCGAAATGCCGGGCGGGTGGCTATCGAGCCGGGGCATATGCCGCCGCCGGTACGCAGCTATGTGAACGATCTCGTTGCGGCGGACAAAATTACCAGCGCCACGCCGATACTGGCAGAAATGCGGATGATCAAATCGGCAGAGGAATTGCAGCTCGCCCGCCATGCGGGAAAGGTGGCAACGGCGATGATGCAGGCCGGGCGGTTGGCGATCGGCGATGGGGTGCCGGAATTCGAGGTGGCGATTGCGACATCGCAGGCAGGCACCCGCAAGGCCGCCGAACTGCTGGCCGCGCATTATGATGATGGGGACATGTCGCCCAACACCCATTTCCTGCAGATCATGGCCTCGGGCAAGGATATCGTGAAGACGCATCACCGCGCGTCAACACGCATCATGCGCAAGGGCGAACCGGTGTTCCTGTGCTTTTGCGGGATGACCAATTTTCACCGCTTCAAGCTCGGGTTTGACCGGACATTCTGGATCGGTGACGCGGACCCCGATCAGGTGGCGGTCTATGAGGTGGCCGTGGCGAGCCAGAAGGCGGCGCTCGACGCGCTGCGGCCCGGCGTGACGGCCGAGAGTGTTCACGCGGCCTATGCCGAGGTGATCCAGGAGGCGGGTCATGAATACCCGTTCCGCTGTGGTCGTGCGACCGGATTCAGCTTTCTCGAGGCGCCGCAGCTGGTGACGGGGGACACCACGGTGATCCAGCCCGGCATGGTTCTCGCAGTGGATGGCTCGGTTTCGGTCGAGACATTCCGCGCCCAGGTGGGCGACAGTTTCATCATCACCGAAGACGGATGGGAACCGCTGACATCCCATCCGAAATCCGTAGAGGAGGTCATTCTCTGA
- a CDS encoding GcvT family protein: protein MAKQIPSHAQVVIIGGGIHGCSVAYHLAKEGWKDVVLLERKQLTSGTTWHAAGLVGQLQGSHATTTFAKYGIDLLEEIEAETGQNPGYRRSGSISIAVNDERHAELKRKADFARLFGIEAHAMSTEEIRERWPLMNPEGVLGGIYMPSDGSANPIDLTTALAKGARMHGAQIFEHIKVEEVLLENGKAAGVRTSKGTIRADVVVNCGGMWARDLGRQSGVGVPIHACEHYYLVTEAIPDLPADLPVLRSYCDGTYWKEDAGKLLFGFAHFHAKAWAKDGIPEEFEFDSLPFVEDDVMDVLELAMNRVPLLQETGIRTFFNGPESYSYDGRFTLGQAPDINNYYVLAGVNSTGIQSGPGAGRALAQWIMKGHPPIDLSEMDPARCEEFQARDPYLRERCPETLVLTYAMHWPNRQRETARNLRRTPFHHALKARGACFAEAQGWERPGWFAREGMTPEYEYSFYRQNWFDCAQEEQKAARDAVAMIDYSMLGKLMVEGRDAESFLQRVCTNDMAMPAGKVAYTLMLNARGGIESDVTVARHGNDAFMVMSSISHTRRDYLHLRDQIAEGEDVRLRDVTSAYGVLGLMGPKSREVLAEVSDIDLSNEAFPFNSLQRFYVGHAEVFAQRLSYSGELGWEIFVTPDFAEHVFEVLEAAGKPHGLRLIGGEALNALRIEKGFVHWGHDMAYTEAPHQIGLSFACKPKKSIPFIGRDAYLARKEENKGPFLLYLKLDESEPLLHHNEPVLRDGQVAGYVTAGAYGATIGSAVGLCLISPADGSNGKAGLAEGQYSVLVEGREVPATVSLQPFYDPKNARMLG, encoded by the coding sequence ATGGCTAAACAAATTCCCTCTCACGCGCAGGTCGTCATCATCGGCGGCGGCATTCACGGCTGTTCAGTGGCCTACCATCTTGCGAAAGAGGGTTGGAAGGACGTGGTGTTGCTCGAACGCAAACAGCTAACGTCGGGCACAACCTGGCATGCAGCCGGTCTTGTCGGCCAGTTGCAGGGCAGCCATGCCACCACTACCTTTGCCAAATACGGTATCGATCTGCTGGAGGAGATCGAAGCCGAGACCGGCCAGAACCCGGGCTATCGCCGCTCGGGGTCGATTTCGATTGCGGTGAATGACGAACGTCACGCCGAGTTGAAGCGCAAGGCGGATTTTGCCCGGCTGTTCGGCATCGAGGCTCATGCCATGTCGACAGAGGAAATCCGCGAACGCTGGCCGCTGATGAACCCGGAGGGGGTGCTCGGCGGGATTTACATGCCGAGCGATGGCTCTGCGAACCCGATCGATCTGACCACGGCGCTGGCCAAGGGCGCGCGGATGCATGGCGCACAGATTTTTGAACATATCAAGGTCGAAGAGGTGCTGCTCGAGAATGGCAAGGCGGCAGGCGTGCGGACCAGCAAGGGCACCATTCGCGCCGATGTCGTGGTCAACTGCGGTGGCATGTGGGCCCGCGATCTCGGTCGGCAGAGCGGGGTCGGCGTACCGATCCATGCCTGCGAGCACTATTACCTCGTGACCGAGGCGATCCCGGATCTGCCCGCCGATCTGCCGGTTCTGCGGTCCTATTGCGATGGCACCTATTGGAAGGAAGATGCCGGCAAGCTGTTGTTCGGATTTGCCCATTTCCATGCCAAGGCCTGGGCCAAGGACGGCATTCCCGAGGAATTCGAGTTCGACAGCCTACCCTTTGTCGAAGATGACGTGATGGATGTGCTCGAACTGGCGATGAACCGGGTTCCCCTGCTGCAGGAGACCGGAATCCGCACCTTCTTTAACGGTCCCGAGAGCTATTCCTACGATGGCCGGTTCACCCTCGGGCAGGCACCGGATATCAACAATTACTATGTTCTGGCCGGGGTCAATTCGACCGGCATTCAGTCCGGCCCCGGCGCCGGGCGGGCACTGGCGCAGTGGATCATGAAGGGGCATCCGCCGATCGACCTGTCGGAGATGGACCCGGCGCGCTGCGAGGAATTCCAGGCGCGCGATCCTTATCTGCGCGAACGCTGCCCCGAGACGCTCGTTCTTACATATGCGATGCATTGGCCGAACCGCCAGCGCGAGACTGCTCGCAACCTGCGCCGGACTCCGTTTCACCACGCGCTCAAGGCGCGCGGCGCCTGTTTCGCGGAGGCACAGGGCTGGGAACGTCCCGGTTGGTTCGCGCGCGAGGGAATGACACCCGAGTATGAATACAGTTTCTATCGCCAGAATTGGTTTGACTGCGCGCAGGAAGAGCAAAAGGCCGCCCGCGATGCGGTGGCGATGATCGACTATTCCATGCTGGGCAAGCTGATGGTCGAGGGCCGGGATGCCGAGAGTTTCCTCCAGCGGGTTTGCACCAATGATATGGCGATGCCGGCGGGGAAGGTGGCCTATACGCTGATGCTGAATGCGCGTGGCGGTATCGAGAGCGACGTGACTGTGGCCCGCCATGGCAACGATGCCTTTATGGTGATGAGTTCGATTTCGCATACCCGCCGCGATTATTTGCACCTGCGGGATCAGATCGCCGAGGGCGAGGACGTGCGGTTGCGCGACGTGACATCTGCCTATGGGGTTCTCGGCCTGATGGGGCCGAAGAGCCGGGAAGTCTTGGCCGAGGTGTCGGATATCGATCTGTCAAACGAGGCTTTTCCGTTCAACAGCCTGCAGCGCTTTTACGTCGGTCATGCGGAGGTTTTTGCGCAGCGCCTGTCTTATTCTGGCGAACTCGGCTGGGAGATATTCGTGACCCCGGATTTCGCCGAACATGTATTCGAGGTGCTGGAGGCGGCTGGCAAGCCGCATGGGCTTCGCCTCATCGGTGGCGAGGCGCTCAATGCGTTGCGGATCGAAAAAGGCTTTGTCCATTGGGGGCACGACATGGCCTATACCGAGGCACCGCATCAGATCGGCCTGAGCTTTGCGTGCAAGCCGAAGAAAAGCATCCCCTTTATTGGACGTGATGCCTATCTGGCGCGCAAGGAAGAGAACAAAGGCCCGTTCCTGCTCTATCTCAAGCTCGATGAGTCCGAGCCCCTCCTGCATCACAATGAGCCGGTTCTGCGCGACGGGCAGGTGGCGGGCTATGTGACCGCCGGGGCCTATGGCGCGACGATTGGCTCAGCGGTCGGGCTTTGCCTGATATCACCTGCAGATGGCTCGAATGGGAAAGCCGGGTTGGCGGAAGGGCAGTACAGCGTTCTGGTCGAGGGGCGCGAGGTCCCGGCCACTGTCAGTCTCCAGCCGTTCTACGATCCGAAGAACGCGCGGATGCTGGGATGA
- a CDS encoding maleate cis-trans isomerase family protein has product MFQPGQTIQSKPRSPEMNAGRHHRAKLGFILMSTDPSAEADFKDMAPEGVGVYITRLKTDDHTTNKTLARHIEHMADAAARIQPEAKPDVVSYSCTSGSIVIGENRIFQEIRKGAPWAQPMCLVQGVLDALRELGAKKLVVGTPYLDEINTAEAEFLVERGFDVLDIQGLNIASGWDMGLVTPAYWKKFALEIDQPEADVIFLSCGGVRSLEVVEEIEQATGKPVITSNQAQMWSCLRRAGIMDELEGFGQIFKHPGRVLKSTV; this is encoded by the coding sequence ATGTTCCAGCCCGGTCAAACCATCCAGTCCAAGCCCCGCAGCCCCGAGATGAACGCAGGGCGTCATCATCGTGCCAAGTTGGGCTTTATCCTGATGTCCACGGACCCGAGTGCCGAGGCAGATTTCAAGGACATGGCACCCGAGGGTGTCGGCGTCTACATCACGCGTCTGAAAACCGACGATCACACAACGAATAAAACGCTGGCCCGTCATATCGAGCATATGGCGGACGCCGCCGCCCGCATTCAGCCCGAAGCCAAGCCGGATGTCGTCAGCTACAGCTGCACCAGCGGGTCCATCGTGATCGGCGAGAACCGCATTTTTCAGGAGATCCGCAAGGGCGCACCCTGGGCGCAACCCATGTGTCTCGTGCAGGGGGTTCTGGATGCGCTGCGTGAGCTGGGCGCGAAAAAGCTCGTGGTGGGCACGCCCTATCTGGACGAGATCAACACCGCCGAAGCAGAGTTTCTCGTCGAACGCGGATTTGACGTGCTGGACATTCAGGGCCTCAACATCGCGAGTGGCTGGGATATGGGTCTGGTCACCCCGGCCTATTGGAAGAAATTCGCGCTCGAGATCGACCAGCCGGAGGCGGATGTGATCTTTCTCAGCTGTGGCGGGGTGCGGTCGCTGGAGGTCGTTGAAGAGATCGAGCAGGCCACCGGCAAGCCGGTGATCACCTCGAACCAGGCCCAGATGTGGTCCTGCCTGCGACGGGCCGGGATCATGGATGAGCTCGAAGGCTTCGGACAGATTTTCAAACATCCGGGCCGGGTGCTCAAAAGCACCGTCTGA
- the ehuA gene encoding ectoine/hydroxyectoine ABC transporter ATP-binding protein EhuA: MLDHTGFPLEITGETTPMVSFRKVRKSYGALTVLDELDLDIAAGEMVSIIGPSGSGKTTVLRMLMTLEQIDDGVIYVDGQPLTHMPKKGRLVRANERHLRNRRADIGMCFQHFNLFPHMTVLENCMEGPLHVLGLSKAEARDRSEELLELVGMISKKDQRPSRLSGGQQQRVAIARALAMRPKVMLFDEVTSALDPEVIGEVTNVIRKLVSEHNLTMLMVTHQMGFARDISDRVCFFYGGKIEEQGPPTELFGNPQRERTQQFLSAVREAV; encoded by the coding sequence ATGCTGGACCATACTGGCTTTCCTCTCGAAATCACCGGTGAGACCACACCGATGGTAAGTTTCCGCAAAGTGCGTAAATCCTATGGCGCGCTGACCGTTCTGGACGAACTCGATCTCGACATTGCCGCAGGCGAGATGGTGTCCATCATCGGCCCCTCGGGGTCGGGCAAGACCACTGTTCTGCGGATGCTGATGACCCTTGAGCAGATTGATGACGGGGTCATCTATGTGGATGGTCAACCGCTGACCCATATGCCGAAAAAGGGCCGTCTGGTGCGCGCGAACGAGCGTCACCTGCGAAACCGGCGTGCTGACATCGGCATGTGTTTTCAGCATTTCAACCTCTTCCCGCACATGACGGTGCTGGAAAACTGCATGGAGGGCCCGCTGCATGTGCTGGGGCTGTCCAAGGCGGAGGCGCGGGATCGGTCCGAAGAGTTGTTGGAACTGGTCGGCATGATTTCGAAAAAGGACCAGCGGCCCTCGCGGTTGTCCGGTGGGCAGCAGCAACGCGTGGCAATTGCCCGTGCGCTGGCCATGCGTCCAAAAGTGATGCTTTTTGACGAGGTTACGTCGGCGCTGGATCCCGAAGTGATCGGTGAGGTGACCAATGTCATTCGCAAGCTCGTCTCCGAACACAACCTGACCATGCTGATGGTGACGCACCAGATGGGATTTGCGCGCGATATCTCTGATCGTGTGTGTTTCTTCTACGGAGGCAAGATCGAAGAGCAGGGGCCGCCGACCGAGCTCTTTGGCAACCCGCAGCGGGAGCGCACTCAGCAATTCCTCAGTGCGGTCAGAGAAGCGGTCTGA
- a CDS encoding maleate cis-trans isomerase family protein: MNDAQHIETLEFETDEGLGSKARIGLIVLQTDQTVEHELSGLLRGEGVALYHARIPNDTEVTPETLRRMEQDLPAVAGLLPENFVFDAIGYGCTSGATMIGEERVAQILREVHPAAKTSNPLSACKAALAALGLQRIALITPYAPEVTSEMQDNLQAAGIEINAVATFDQSDDFVVARITSAAIREAILTIGARDDCDAVFVSCTSLRALPVIAEAEAQLGKPVLSSNQVLGWHLARLAGLTADRPDAGQLFKTQLVTHS, translated from the coding sequence ATGAACGACGCGCAACATATTGAAACTTTGGAGTTTGAAACCGATGAGGGGCTCGGATCAAAGGCCCGAATCGGGCTGATCGTGCTGCAGACGGATCAGACGGTGGAGCATGAGCTGTCCGGATTGCTGAGGGGCGAGGGGGTCGCGCTCTACCACGCGCGGATCCCGAACGACACGGAGGTGACGCCCGAGACATTGCGCCGGATGGAGCAGGACCTGCCAGCGGTCGCGGGGTTGCTGCCGGAGAACTTCGTCTTTGACGCCATCGGCTATGGCTGCACCTCCGGGGCCACGATGATCGGCGAAGAGCGCGTTGCCCAAATCCTGCGCGAGGTTCATCCCGCAGCAAAGACCAGCAATCCGCTGAGCGCCTGCAAGGCGGCTCTGGCAGCTCTGGGGCTGCAGCGGATCGCACTGATCACGCCCTACGCCCCGGAAGTCACGAGCGAGATGCAGGACAATCTGCAAGCGGCCGGGATCGAGATCAACGCGGTGGCCACATTTGACCAGAGCGACGATTTCGTTGTGGCGCGGATCACCTCGGCGGCGATCCGCGAGGCGATCCTTACCATCGGCGCGCGCGACGATTGCGACGCGGTCTTTGTCTCCTGCACCAGCCTGCGCGCGCTGCCGGTGATCGCCGAGGCCGAGGCGCAATTGGGTAAGCCGGTCCTGTCAAGCAACCAGGTGCTGGGATGGCACCTGGCGCGGCTGGCCGGGCTGACCGCCGACCGGCCCGACGCCGGCCAACTATTCAAGACACAACTGGTCACACATAGCTGA
- the ehuD gene encoding ectoine/hydroxyectoine ABC transporter permease subunit EhuD has translation MFDWKWDFVWEILPRLLVATGNTLLAAGAGYAIALVLGLVFALAQRTPYRALTFVVREFVEFIRSTPLLLQIFFVFYVGPQFGLRLSPWSSGMIAIGLHYACYLSEVYRGGIESVPRGQWEAATALNMTITQKYRRVIIPQAIPTALSGMGNYLVGILKDTPMLSVIGVAELIHVANAIGSEHYRFLEPITMVGIIFLAISLPAAGLIRLFEGRVRRKLGL, from the coding sequence ATGTTTGACTGGAAATGGGATTTTGTTTGGGAGATTCTGCCCCGGCTTCTGGTCGCCACCGGCAATACGCTTCTGGCGGCCGGGGCTGGCTATGCCATCGCCCTGGTGCTCGGGCTCGTTTTCGCCCTGGCGCAACGCACGCCCTACCGGGCGCTGACCTTTGTGGTACGGGAATTCGTCGAGTTCATCCGTTCGACGCCGCTGCTGTTGCAGATATTTTTTGTCTTTTACGTCGGACCGCAGTTCGGCCTGCGTTTGAGCCCCTGGTCGTCTGGGATGATTGCCATCGGTCTGCATTATGCCTGCTATCTCTCGGAGGTCTATCGCGGCGGCATCGAAAGCGTGCCGAGGGGCCAGTGGGAGGCGGCGACCGCTCTGAACATGACGATCACGCAGAAATATCGTCGCGTGATCATCCCGCAGGCTATCCCGACGGCGCTGTCGGGCATGGGCAATTATCTCGTGGGGATCCTCAAGGATACGCCGATGCTCTCGGTGATCGGGGTTGCCGAACTCATCCATGTCGCAAATGCCATCGGATCGGAACATTACCGTTTTCTCGAGCCGATTACGATGGTGGGTATCATCTTCTTGGCAATCTCCCTGCCGGCAGCGGGCCTGATCCGGCTGTTCGAAGGGCGTGTGCGCCGTAAACTGGGATTGTAA
- a CDS encoding LysR family transcriptional regulator, with product MKNYRRALPPLDYLLFFEAVARHGNFTRAAEELNVSQAAVSKRIKVLEDWLGMPLIDRHGRRLSLTRNGKVLATNSGEALDYLNSCLQQLRRTHGTGRLSLGANVAVSQYWLTPRINEYLLGRDAAPVTLTSTDKDADLFALESDALVFYGPDIPAGWDGALLFEETWLPVAAPEVARRSGDLGSATLLDFDKLTPKWVNWGDFATLTGHTEIDQATKVNLGSYGSTLDTAIRGRGLALGCPDVLRFEIDAGRLVALETYRLATGRSYFVIWRNGQLTNQIRDLIRDVGIPL from the coding sequence ATGAAAAATTACCGCCGCGCCCTCCCGCCGCTTGATTATCTCCTGTTCTTCGAGGCGGTGGCCCGTCACGGCAATTTCACCCGTGCCGCCGAAGAGCTTAACGTAAGCCAGGCCGCAGTCAGCAAGAGAATCAAGGTGTTGGAGGATTGGCTTGGTATGCCCCTTATCGACCGCCACGGCCGCCGCCTCTCACTGACCCGGAACGGCAAGGTTCTGGCGACCAACTCGGGCGAGGCTCTGGATTACCTCAACTCATGTCTGCAACAGCTGCGCCGCACCCATGGCACGGGTCGTCTGTCGCTGGGGGCAAATGTCGCGGTCTCACAATATTGGCTAACGCCGCGGATCAACGAATACCTGCTCGGACGCGATGCCGCGCCGGTCACGCTCACCTCGACCGACAAGGATGCTGATCTTTTCGCGCTCGAATCCGATGCTTTGGTGTTCTACGGGCCCGACATTCCGGCGGGCTGGGATGGCGCGCTCCTCTTCGAGGAAACCTGGCTCCCGGTCGCCGCGCCAGAGGTTGCGCGACGCTCCGGCGATCTCGGATCGGCAACCCTTCTCGATTTTGACAAGCTGACCCCGAAATGGGTCAACTGGGGGGATTTCGCCACGCTCACCGGCCATACGGAAATCGACCAGGCAACCAAGGTCAATCTGGGCTCCTATGGCAGCACGCTCGACACGGCCATTCGTGGCCGGGGGCTCGCGCTGGGCTGTCCCGACGTGCTGCGGTTCGAGATCGACGCCGGGCGGCTCGTGGCGCTCGAGACGTATCGCCTCGCCACGGGCCGCAGCTATTTTGTCATCTGGCGCAACGGACAATTGACCAACCAGATCCGCGACCTGATCAGGGATGTCGGGATCCCGCTCTGA
- the ehuC gene encoding ectoine/hydroxyectoine ABC transporter permease subunit EhuC, whose amino-acid sequence MTILDFLAQYWPRLVSGTGVTIAQFFLAAVLGIAISLAMGLMKLSQSRILRGAAITYIEIFRGTSLLVQLYWIFFVLPLFGVSIDKFTAGYVAVGMNIGAYGAELVRGGILSVPRGQWEAALAINMSPARRMWRIILPQALVNMLPPWGNLMIELLKGTALVSLISVADLMFQAKQINGSTFLSAQVFGTALVIYYILARFLVTPFMRWLERAMARKLGKV is encoded by the coding sequence ATGACCATCCTCGACTTTCTCGCCCAATACTGGCCGCGACTGGTGTCAGGCACAGGCGTGACCATTGCGCAGTTCTTTCTGGCGGCGGTGCTCGGTATCGCGATCTCTCTCGCCATGGGCCTGATGAAGCTCTCGCAGAGCCGAATCCTGCGCGGCGCGGCCATCACCTATATCGAGATTTTTCGCGGCACGTCGCTGCTCGTTCAGCTCTACTGGATTTTCTTTGTGCTGCCGCTCTTTGGCGTGAGCATCGACAAGTTTACTGCCGGCTATGTGGCGGTAGGCATGAATATCGGTGCCTATGGGGCCGAGCTGGTCCGCGGCGGCATCCTGTCGGTGCCGCGTGGACAATGGGAGGCGGCGCTGGCCATCAACATGAGCCCTGCACGGCGTATGTGGCGGATCATTCTGCCACAGGCGTTGGTCAACATGCTGCCACCCTGGGGCAACCTGATGATCGAACTGCTCAAGGGCACCGCGCTTGTGTCGCTGATTTCGGTGGCCGACCTGATGTTTCAGGCCAAGCAGATCAACGGCTCGACCTTCCTCTCGGCGCAGGTCTTTGGCACCGCGCTGGTGATCTATTATATTCTGGCGCGCTTCCTGGTGACCCCTTTCATGCGCTGGTTAGAGCGGGCGATGGCCCGCAAGCTGGGAAAGGTGTGA
- a CDS encoding Lrp/AsnC family transcriptional regulator: MDDKDLEILKLVQSNARMTAETLGQAIGLSPPAVQKRLKKLRESGVIENEIAVLSPARLGREMTVIVQVMLERENRMYLENFKRKMRNVPAVQQCYYTTGEADFILVVVVNNIKEYEEFTQECFFDESNVNKFTSSIVMDRVKVSLDIL; encoded by the coding sequence ATGGATGATAAAGACCTCGAAATCCTGAAACTGGTTCAGTCGAACGCCAGAATGACCGCCGAAACCCTCGGTCAGGCCATCGGACTGTCGCCGCCCGCGGTTCAGAAACGGCTCAAGAAACTGCGCGAAAGTGGCGTCATCGAAAACGAGATCGCGGTGCTCTCTCCGGCCAGGCTCGGCCGAGAAATGACCGTAATCGTCCAGGTGATGTTGGAACGCGAAAACCGCATGTATCTCGAGAATTTCAAACGCAAGATGCGCAATGTGCCCGCGGTGCAGCAATGCTACTACACAACCGGAGAGGCCGATTTCATCCTTGTTGTCGTGGTCAACAACATCAAGGAATACGAGGAATTCACCCAAGAGTGCTTCTTTGACGAATCCAACGTGAACAAATTCACGTCGTCCATCGTCATGGACCGGGTCAAGGTTTCCCTCGATATCCTGTAA
- a CDS encoding GntR family transcriptional regulator, which translates to MQHSADTTAETPIFRQIVDHLRDRVLKGELTAHTPLPSERSLAESFDVSRMTARRALEALDAEGLSYREDRKGRFVSPKRIIYNISDMVSFAAKAQARGDALEIELVSQGTIPADARLARALELPEATALHRYTRLFRTEGHAAFIETEYVLASRFPDLLTHDLRQSSTRLLEQRYGISPRTGDITIRMRAMQPDEASLLGLAPYHPGIALEQVIRDGDGSAFCFGAQIWRGELAEFSAQAIVGEPV; encoded by the coding sequence ATGCAGCATTCTGCAGACACTACCGCCGAGACACCGATATTCCGGCAGATCGTCGATCACCTGCGCGACAGGGTTCTCAAGGGCGAGCTCACGGCCCATACACCGCTGCCTTCGGAACGGTCGCTCGCCGAAAGTTTCGATGTCAGCAGGATGACCGCCCGCCGCGCCCTGGAGGCCCTGGATGCGGAAGGGCTGAGCTATCGCGAAGACCGCAAGGGGCGCTTCGTCTCGCCCAAGCGCATCATCTACAACATCTCAGACATGGTGAGTTTTGCGGCCAAGGCCCAGGCCCGTGGCGATGCGCTCGAAATAGAGCTGGTGTCGCAAGGCACGATCCCTGCCGACGCGCGGCTTGCTCGGGCGCTCGAACTGCCCGAAGCAACCGCCCTGCACCGGTACACACGGCTCTTTCGCACCGAAGGCCATGCGGCCTTTATCGAAACAGAATATGTGCTCGCAAGCCGCTTTCCGGATCTCCTGACACACGACCTGCGGCAATCCAGCACCCGGCTCCTGGAGCAGCGCTACGGGATCTCGCCCCGCACCGGCGACATAACCATCCGGATGCGCGCCATGCAGCCCGATGAGGCCAGTCTGCTGGGGCTTGCCCCCTATCATCCCGGTATCGCGCTGGAACAGGTGATCCGCGACGGCGACGGGAGCGCCTTTTGTTTTGGGGCCCAGATCTGGCGCGGTGAACTGGCCGAATTCTCTGCCCAGGCTATCGTAGGCGAACCGGTCTAA
- a CDS encoding transporter substrate-binding domain-containing protein, which yields MPLNLLKTIIPAGIVLAGSALSAMAGPLMDRIEAGEPIRIGFSNIPIFGYPDESGAPKGFVNDIAIGILNEMGYDNVEATVTEWGGLIPGLKANRYDIITGGLYILNSRCENIAFSEPIATTGDSFLVPAGNPKGLSNYKDVLASDGAILALYSGANTVEAARREGLSDAQMMQLPGPTETLAAMRAGRADAAALTSFEAVYLADQSEGKFETTDPGALPEWTQNWVGVGFRFEDEDFLKEFNAARERYLGSEEMLAKVKEYGYVEANLPGDTTTEWTCANR from the coding sequence ATGCCACTTAACCTACTAAAGACCATCATCCCGGCCGGTATCGTTCTGGCTGGCTCCGCACTCTCGGCAATGGCCGGTCCGTTGATGGACCGGATCGAGGCGGGCGAGCCTATCCGTATCGGATTTTCCAACATTCCGATCTTTGGCTATCCGGACGAGAGCGGTGCGCCGAAGGGCTTTGTCAACGACATCGCGATCGGCATTCTTAACGAGATGGGCTACGACAATGTCGAAGCCACCGTCACCGAATGGGGTGGACTGATCCCGGGTCTCAAGGCCAACCGCTATGACATAATCACTGGCGGGCTCTACATTCTTAACAGCCGCTGCGAAAACATCGCGTTTTCGGAGCCGATCGCCACCACCGGCGACAGCTTTCTCGTGCCTGCGGGCAACCCAAAGGGGCTGAGCAACTACAAGGATGTGCTGGCCAGCGACGGTGCCATTCTGGCGTTGTATTCCGGGGCCAACACGGTCGAGGCCGCGCGCCGCGAGGGGCTGAGCGATGCACAGATGATGCAGCTGCCCGGGCCGACGGAAACGCTCGCAGCGATGAGGGCCGGCCGCGCGGATGCGGCGGCACTGACGTCGTTCGAAGCCGTCTATCTCGCCGACCAGTCCGAAGGTAAGTTCGAGACCACCGATCCCGGCGCGCTGCCGGAATGGACACAGAACTGGGTCGGCGTCGGTTTCCGCTTTGAGGACGAGGATTTCTTGAAAGAGTTCAACGCTGCGCGTGAGCGCTATCTTGGCTCCGAAGAAATGCTCGCAAAGGTCAAGGAGTATGGCTACGTCGAAGCCAACCTGCCTGGCGACACCACCACGGAATGGACCTGCGCCAACCGCTGA